The Dasypus novemcinctus isolate mDasNov1 chromosome 12, mDasNov1.1.hap2, whole genome shotgun sequence genome includes a window with the following:
- the LOC101417541 gene encoding apolipoprotein L6 isoform X1 has protein sequence MSTDSVLQSQLDSQEAEELEADVDSERDENGLLLSADEIFLREFPLIKMELEHYIRSLYDLANDRDTDHQTLAKTSVVTGSVGVVSGLMGIVGLALAPATAGGSLVLTTASQGLGVALGATSIFTSLLGYTYDRRTQTQASRLMSTSSREAGEMKGKAVAQAVAIGQAAFSCRDAIRSMKKNVRAFQNARAHPRLTATAKRFLVTGQVSARRYRKIQRLFDGTALVMSKSARLLQGATAVIWLGLDVASLLDKWKQLKEGARSEYAERLRAQARELERQLAELTQYYESLQQQLLQESTACESSLAEAVENLSLSTARPGEAGAEVTGEQESTRAPVPEQNQEGQGGGGQGWPRGGLPQQAGIP, from the exons ATGAGCACGGATTCGGTGCTGCAGAGCCAGCTGGACAGCCAGGAGGCGGAAGAACTTGAGGCTGATGTTGACTCAGAAAG GGACGAGAATGGCCTTCTCCTGTCGGCTGATGAAATATTTTTGAGAGAGTTTCCCCTCATCAAAATGGAGCTAGAACATTACATCAGAAGTCTCTATGACCTTGCCAATGATCGCGACACAGACCACCAGACGCTCGCGAAGACCAGCGTGGTGACCGGCTCCGTCGGCGTCGTCTCGGGACTGATGGGCATCGTGGGTTTGGCCCTCGCTCCAGCCACGGCGGGAGGAAGCCTGGTGCTCACCACGGCCAGCCAGGGTTTGGGAGTAGCTCTCGGGGCCACCAGCATCTTCACCAGCCTTCTGGGATACACTTACGACAGAAGAACCCAAACTCAGGCCAGCCGGCTAATGTCCACCAGCAGCCGGGAGGCTGGCGAGATGAAGGGAAAGGCGGTCGCCCAAGCCGTGGCCATCGGTCAGGCTGCCTTCAGCTGCAGGGACGCCATCCGCAGCATGAAGAAGAACGTCAGGGCCTTCCAGAACGCCAGAGCCCACCCTCGCTTGACCGCCACTGCCAAGCGTTTCCTGGTCACCGGCCAAGTGTCGGCCCGAAGGTACAGGAAGATTCAAAGGCTCTTTGATGGCACCGCGCTGGTGATGTCCAAAAGCGCACGCTTGCTGCAGGGTGCGACGGCTGTCATCTGGCTTGGACTGGACGTGGCCAGTCTCTTGGATAAATGGAAGCAGCTGAAGGAGGGAGCAAGGTCGGAATATGCAGAGAGGCTGAGAGCCCAGGCTCGCGAGCTGGAAAGGCAGCTGGCAGAGCTCACCCAATACTATGAGAGCCTGCAGCAG CAACTCCTGCAAGAAAGCACGGCCTGTGAATCATCTTTGGCGGAAGCCGTGGAGAACCTGTCTCTGTCCACAGCCAGGCCTGGAGAAGCAGGAGCTGAGGTGACAGGAGAGCAGGAGAGCACCCGAGCCCCGGTGCCTGAGCAGAATCAagagggccagggtgggggtgggcaaggcTGGCCGAGAGGGGGCCTTCCCCAGCAGGCGGGGATACCCTGA
- the LOC101417541 gene encoding apolipoprotein L6 isoform X2 has product MELEHYIRSLYDLANDRDTDHQTLAKTSVVTGSVGVVSGLMGIVGLALAPATAGGSLVLTTASQGLGVALGATSIFTSLLGYTYDRRTQTQASRLMSTSSREAGEMKGKAVAQAVAIGQAAFSCRDAIRSMKKNVRAFQNARAHPRLTATAKRFLVTGQVSARRYRKIQRLFDGTALVMSKSARLLQGATAVIWLGLDVASLLDKWKQLKEGARSEYAERLRAQARELERQLAELTQYYESLQQQLLQESTACESSLAEAVENLSLSTARPGEAGAEVTGEQESTRAPVPEQNQEGQGGGGQGWPRGGLPQQAGIP; this is encoded by the exons ATGGAGCTAGAACATTACATCAGAAGTCTCTATGACCTTGCCAATGATCGCGACACAGACCACCAGACGCTCGCGAAGACCAGCGTGGTGACCGGCTCCGTCGGCGTCGTCTCGGGACTGATGGGCATCGTGGGTTTGGCCCTCGCTCCAGCCACGGCGGGAGGAAGCCTGGTGCTCACCACGGCCAGCCAGGGTTTGGGAGTAGCTCTCGGGGCCACCAGCATCTTCACCAGCCTTCTGGGATACACTTACGACAGAAGAACCCAAACTCAGGCCAGCCGGCTAATGTCCACCAGCAGCCGGGAGGCTGGCGAGATGAAGGGAAAGGCGGTCGCCCAAGCCGTGGCCATCGGTCAGGCTGCCTTCAGCTGCAGGGACGCCATCCGCAGCATGAAGAAGAACGTCAGGGCCTTCCAGAACGCCAGAGCCCACCCTCGCTTGACCGCCACTGCCAAGCGTTTCCTGGTCACCGGCCAAGTGTCGGCCCGAAGGTACAGGAAGATTCAAAGGCTCTTTGATGGCACCGCGCTGGTGATGTCCAAAAGCGCACGCTTGCTGCAGGGTGCGACGGCTGTCATCTGGCTTGGACTGGACGTGGCCAGTCTCTTGGATAAATGGAAGCAGCTGAAGGAGGGAGCAAGGTCGGAATATGCAGAGAGGCTGAGAGCCCAGGCTCGCGAGCTGGAAAGGCAGCTGGCAGAGCTCACCCAATACTATGAGAGCCTGCAGCAG CAACTCCTGCAAGAAAGCACGGCCTGTGAATCATCTTTGGCGGAAGCCGTGGAGAACCTGTCTCTGTCCACAGCCAGGCCTGGAGAAGCAGGAGCTGAGGTGACAGGAGAGCAGGAGAGCACCCGAGCCCCGGTGCCTGAGCAGAATCAagagggccagggtgggggtgggcaaggcTGGCCGAGAGGGGGCCTTCCCCAGCAGGCGGGGATACCCTGA
- the LOC105745931 gene encoding LOW QUALITY PROTEIN: apolipoprotein L5 (The sequence of the model RefSeq protein was modified relative to this genomic sequence to represent the inferred CDS: deleted 1 base in 1 codon; substituted 1 base at 1 genomic stop codon), whose translation GATSGQTALFSHGAALLCVWGSPTRGTPLHSTALLAHISTAHGPAPHGSGGPGFDPWTSHVVGGHSYLLSQICFLPHHIGRADASVPASDLLEEGKVFLLKFPLLKYKLEKDIKELNTTADQGDMSYKMLTXASLTVSSLEAASGVTRTLGVALARVMAGGCLLLSAAGMGLDVAAAITNFITNASESRNDSVARDQASRPAPATTTLEYEACGEINLPDVRDAGRKCP comes from the exons ggcgccacttctgggcagactgcgcttttttcacatggggcggctctcctatgtgtgtggggctcccctacacgggggacacccctgcatagcacggcactccttgcgcacatcagcactgcgcatgggccagctccacatgggtcaggaggcccggggtttgacccctggacctcccatgtggtaggcggacactcttatctgttgagccaaatctgcttcctgcctCATCATATTGGAAGAGCTGATGCTTCTGTGCCAGCTAGTGATCTGCTAGAAGAGGGAAAAGTATTTCTCTTAAAGTTTCCCTTATTGAAGTATAAGCTGGAAAAAGACATC AAAGAGCTTAACACCACTGCAGACCAAGGTGACATGAGCTACAAGATGCTCACCTAGGCCAGCCTGACGGTCAGTTCCTTGGAGGCTGCTTCTGGAGTCACAAGAACACTGGGAGTGGCCCTAGCACGTGTGATGGCAGGAGGGTGCCTGCTGCTCTCAGCAGCTGGGATGGGGCTGGATGTAGCAGCTGCCATCACCaactttatt ACAAATGCCTCAGAAAGTAGAAACGATTCAGTAGCAAGAGACCAAGCCAGCAGACCGGCGCCTGCCACGACGACCTTAGAGTATGAGGCTTGTGGAGAAATAAATTTGCCTGATGTCAGGGATGCTGGCAG